Within Oncorhynchus nerka isolate Pitt River linkage group LG8, Oner_Uvic_2.0, whole genome shotgun sequence, the genomic segment ACCATCCACTCACCCTTGTCCCTAAAACCTTGCTGACTTTGTCTCACAGATATCAAAGAATGAGTCAGATATGCTATGTTGAGTTTCTTCCCAGTCCTTCAAGTTGATCTTATTATAGTATACTAGTGAAAGAGGAACTGGTTAACCAGTAGAGAATGTGACCATACCCCTCTCCTGGGAAGAGTTAACAGAGCACTCGTTGTCTGCTGACCATGCTTCTCTAGACTCCATGTCAAGACAGTTTTCTGACACCTCCACGTATGAGGGAAGCTCATTCCCCAGTATTCTCTCCAGTAGGTCATAGAATTTGCATTCTACTTGCTCTCTGCCTTTCATGCTGTGTTTGGGGAAAGAAAACAAAGCACATTTTTAAAACAAATCATTTTTCTGGCTCAAATAGACCAAATGTAAGCCATCACAGGATATCAAACAAGAATGTAAAGGCCAGAGCATAGatccctgtgggactcccaatgcACAAAGAAAATGATTGTTAAACTATAACTGACATACTTGTTCTCGTAGCACTGTCGGAAACTCCGTTTCAGTCGTTTAACCCTTGTCTGGCATTGCTCTGCAGTCCGGATAAAGCCCTGGGCAGACATCTTTTGGGATATCACAGCAAAAAGGTGCCCATTTCTATGCATACCCCTCAATTCCCTCTGCATTTTGTCATCTCCCCATATGTTGATTAGGGTGAGGGTCTCCAAGTCTGTCCAGGGAACACTTCTTGTTCCTTCAGTGGAAATAGAGACAAACACAAGAGCAGTGATCACTGATTATTAATCATTTGATTGATTTAGATGAATCACATTGCAAATTCCAAATGTAAAATCAGCTGTATTAACATTCAAGCAGTTTGACCTCTTTGTAAGGTGGTGGGCAACATGCTGCATGCAAACACACATTAGCCCCTTTCCCAAGAGACAATTTTATGTGATTTACCAAGAAAGGCACAATCGGACCATACCCATATCTTCTAGACCAGAGTGGCCAGGGAACTCCCAATCATCAGTGTCTTCTAGCTGGTCATCTGTCACCTCTTCAACATCATAGGTGACCTCAGGAACCGTTAAGGAGGACACATTCCCAAGTATTCGCTCTAGCTGGTCATAAAATTTACACTCCACTCTGTATATAGGGAATGGTTTCAGTGTGAGAATATAGACAAGCACATTCCAGTGATATTGTCCATAAGAAAcaaaaatatattataataataaattCTATATACATTGCAAATGTTCTTTAGTAGTGTACTCACTTCTGCTGGAGAGACTGACGAAAGCTGTTCTTCAATCGTTTGATCCTGGTCTGACACTGCTCTACAGTTCTCATGTAGCCTCTCTCAGACATGTTTTTGGAAATGAGAGTGAACACGTGACGATTTTTGACACAGCCTTTCAGAACTCGCTGCACAGAGTCTTTTCCCCAAATGTCTATGAGGTTTAGAGTCTCATCATCCGACCAAGGGACTTTGATGTCAGTTGTCATGGGATAGGCAGCATCTTGGGGTTCTTGACACAAAAGGGTAAGTAAAACTGTCATGCATTTTCTTTTACCATGTACTGTACTTCACATTTCATTCAGAACGAACAGAGATTCCACACCTGTGTATTCTCCCCATATCGAGATGAGAGGAGATTCACTAAAAGATTTGATATTCACTGGAGAATCCCTGTAAAAGAGGAAGACAGCAATGTATATAAAGCTGAattaaccccccccaaaaaaaaattttaaaaaatggaagGACATCAAAGGCATGCTGGGAGACACACCAATATAAGCTACTTCAATATCAGTTCTTACTGAAACAGAGGTGAATCTGCTTGCCGTTTCCGGGGAACCTCCGAACTGTCGCTCATTTTCCTCTTCGAGGGCAGAGTCTGCCCTCGCCTACTCTCATTTGCTGAAAATGATGTTCCCTCCTCCACAATTTCATCTGTTTCAATTCTGTCCCTCTGTTCATTTcgcttctgtctctttctctcagatATCCTCCTCTTGCCAGTCTCCAGATTTGATTGGTCAATGGGAATCTCAATAATCTCTTCTTTATTTGGATGGTTTGAATTTGGTGTGGCATCTTGCAGGTGTTTTTTAGTTTGTTTGTCAACAGTAGTCCCCAGTTTTGTgactggagggagagacagagaggagaggatgcagTCGTCCATAGGTAAAGAGCAAGTGTctgagagaaatagagaatgaGAGGCTCAGTAAATCACTGCGACTTCTCACCCGTTTAGCTACAGTCAAATAATAAATGTATAATTCCAACAATCAAAGCAAAGTAATGCAGTAGCAAAGATCATGACTCATCAGTCATAATTATCTACTAAGCCAGCCTTACCTTTTACGTCAACATGTCCAAGATTTCTGTGATGTTCAATTAAAGCCTTCATCTCCTCTGGCGGAGTCGCTGATTGCAAACACTCATCCAGAACTGAGGGGGCTCCATCAAGCCATGACACCATCTGAGAAAGAGCCCTTAGTCATTAGCAGTGGTAGGTTAAAGTTGAATATAATACATGCTGTATTTTGAAGGCAATAGTCAAGGTGCGTATGTGAAATATAATGTTGAGTTCAATGGTAGCACCTGTGCAAAGTCTGGTACAGGCAGCAGCTCCTCCAGTCTGGAGAGGAACTCCCAAAGGAGAATCTCCAGTGCTGTGTCATACTTCTGGCCGTACTGTACTGGGAACACCTCCTGGGGAGTTAGAAGACATAAAAATGGAACTGTgagtgagaggggggagggagagaggggggggggagaaaattAGGGAGAGTGTCATCATCTCACCAGGAAGAAGTGCTCTTTCACACCTGGGTCTTGAAGAAGGGTTTGGACCAGCTCCAAGAAATTGGCCCCGGAATCTTCTACTTGTGCATCAGTCACCtttaacatgcacacacaccgcGGGAGATGAATTACCCAAACTATGTGTGTATTTCTTCCTAttgattaaatgtattttatgcacaggaggctgctgaggggaaaaCGGATCATAATAATTGCTGGAATAGAGTGAATGGAATGATataacacatggaaaccatgtgcttGATAACATTCAATTTATGCCATTGcagacattactatgagcccgttcTCCTGAaatgaaggtgccaccagccgCCTGTGGGTTAATGTGCATAGTAAAATCACCCACACAGTGGTCCCTGGGTGTAGTGATGGAAGCTTTGATTCTGTCCAGGTGGGGCTGGATGGTCTCAGGGTCGACTTGGTGATCACCACGACACAACTCCAGAACCGGCTATGGtcacaaaaaaaagtatttaaacgCTACCATCTGCGCTGTTGATACACTTTCACCAGTGCGCTACTGGTTTACTGGTTCAACTATCAACCACTGTACGACAGATTGGAGGGAACTAATACGGTTGTTAGCAATAGCTAAATgtacaaaaataaaatacatttcagCCATTAAACAAATCCATctgcagacacacatgcacacacatgctaaCCCTGGCTCTCAGTCCCAGGATGAGTTGGGCCCTCTGCCGGTAACTCAGCAGCTCTGGAACCATCTCTGTCACCGAGGTGACAAACTCCTCCAGCATCCCATAATGCATGACAAGTCCTTTCTGCACAACTTGCCACATAGCAGCTGACAGAAGTTGCAGGGGTGGGGCCAAGAGCCGTAAATAAGAAATTGATAGAAGGGgatctgtgagagagagaaataattatACTCGCAACATTAAAAACACTACTAAGATCTACCAGCTCATTGGGTATTTGCTGTTTCAAAGACATTACGTCATAGGACTGACTGGCCAACATTAGTGTAAGGGAGCCCTCTACTGCCCCTTCAAGACAAAAACAATGCCACATTATTTATTTAGCCACCCCCATGCTTATACTGTAATTTGAGAATATTCGTTAGCAGTGAGCCTCTGTGTTTAGTGAACATATGAGACACGTGATCTTAATTGTTGCCCTTAAAAATTGCACATAGCCTAAGCTAAATATGAGCAGCAGGATAAACGTTCGGGAATGGCACCAGCATGCAGATTCATTACAGACTCAACTATATAATGCTGCATTCAGGAAACTCGGAAAGTTCCACTATATAAACGTTGTATGTAAAGCAATGATcgcaaacaggtttttataagAAACGTAGGCCAAACACTGCCCAGGTGGTGAAAGAAAATCATTATTTCAATAGTCACGCACCTTTGTAATTTTCTGTACGGCTTCTTTCCATTGCTTGTTTCCAATTTTCAAAAAATATCCGACAGTGTCGCAAATATATCTAAATAACAATGTTATTTAGCGTGTGGTAGTAGTGTCAACGCAAACCAAACTACTCTGACGCTATCTTGGTCAAATGTGGATGTATTTCTAATAAAAAACGTGCAGAATGATCATAATCATTCTGCAGGTCGAAGTAGATATCTTTGCGCGCATAAATCATTCAGAAATATTAGGAGAAACTGCTTCTCTCAGTTTGAACTTGGATGACCGAAAACCAAGATTCTGGTCTAATCCGCTTTGGTCCGGATCACATGAAGCCTGATTCCCCCATTGGTTGTGGAGAACTACAAtagccggggcggcagggtagcctagtggttagagcattgggctagtaaccgaaaggttgcaagttcaagtccccgagctgacaaggtacaaaatctttcgttctgcccctgaacaggcagttaacccactgattctaggccgtcattgaaaataagaatttgttcttaactgacttgcctggtaaaataaaaaagccGATTTTGCTAACGAAGTCCACTAGGCGGAGTCACCGCCACTTCCGGGTTGATTTTAAGGCCTATGGAGATAAAGGCCAAAACAGCCATATAATTATCCATATAATCATCCATATATGACTAATCCCCTTTAAACAATCAGTTGTGTGTGTGAATTACACCCATGACACGCGGGGGGGTCTCCATTTACAAACTCTGTGGTACTGTCTTTGCTTTGGCCTTTTCCATACATTTtgtttttctttcatcacaacTGAGGAGGTAGGGTGTAGCCACAGCAACATTGCCAGACTTCAGGGAACGCTTGTCAAACAGACCACGCCGAGGTTAGGGATTTaagaagtcaatgagagaagtgaaaaatGATTCCTGAGTTGTTCATTTTCTCAAAATCTAAAGACACAACCTAGATCCGAaccaatgtcttaagtagttgaacatgttattaaccTAACCTCGTTAAAttgacaaactgacacgttttcattttCGTCAAAAACGACTTTATATTGAAGAAATGCCTTTGATATGACTGCCCGCACCTGCGCAGTTTGGCACGAGTGACCGTGACGTCTTTCTACGCATGCGCTTTGCTAGCCAACGTCGTCATGACATCGCCCAGTGCGATCAGGGagttctattggagaagcagttttagcctatcttcatactgtactgtctttgttgTAGCGGTAGCCTGTGGTCCACTGTCCTAAACCAGGAACAACAGTCGCGCAAGTTATTGCGAGATGGCTCAGCAATTGTTATTAAAATTAATTTGCGATCATCAGGGAACATTGGACTATGCACATCTGGCAGATGTTGGGGTTGGAGCAGATATTATCTGCGCTCTTGATAAACTTGTTGAAAACGATTTATTTTATATAGCGCTGTGCAATGGAAACAAACGCATTATTGCGAAAACGAAAGTTAGACGCTGCAAAGCGCAGCAATGTGATGGCTGCAATGATTTACACTTATGTAAATTTTATCTATTTGGGGACTGCAAGAATAGTAGGGGAAGGTAAGcataaaatatgttttatatgacGTGCGCTAAATAGGATGCGCTTTAGACAGGCATTCCAATTCGAAACTTATTTCCGATAATCTGATATTTTTTAGAGTTTATGTGATTTTTTTCAGTGgaccaatttttttattttttatatcagAATTGGACTGCCTTGTCGAAACGCAGCGATAGGCCCAGAGAAGTAAAGTAAGACAGATTGTTTTGCGTGGCCCGGTTAAAACTCTGCTCTTCCCGGGCACCAGGCCATGCAAAACGAACACGCCCATTTTTTGACTGTGTACATGTATCATTGCAACgggttattattattactatttttaCATTTGAGGTATTTCAGCCCAAACATAAAACTGCAACATTGTTGAAAAATTATATGGGGTTTAGAAGTTTAATTAATTCAGCAAACTGCATTGTGCTTTGTATGTTTCTTGATACTTTTACTCCCAGACGGACATGCCGCTTTGGCCATGACCTTCACTCCGAACACAACTCCATAGTTTTGAGAGAGCATCAACTTGAGACGCTGAGTAGACAGGAACTCCGGCAGCTATTATTACAGAATGACAACTCTCTCCTTCCACCGGTAAGAGCCAACCGTTTACCTCTAACTGCTGATGTGGATcagtggaatgtgtgtgtgtgtgtgtgtgtgtgtgtgtgtgtgtgtgtgtgtgtgtgtgtgtgtgcagggccaGCTCCAAACATAAGTGACATAAGCAAGGGGGTGGGGGAGTGGTGTCTCAACTTGTTGTTGAGCGTTAGAATAGTGTAATACACAAAGGTGCAAGTTcgaaatgtgtttgtgtgtcagcaATTTTTCTCTTATTAGGTcattcactgacagtcactcaattagtcaTGTCAGCTAACCATTTTTAGATTGGTCAATTAGTCtatccagctatctaaacttataGTAATCATGGCCAAATAACGACCAGGCATGCAGGGCACATGCCCAGGGCCGCTGACCTCCAGAGGGCCCctgttgattttgttagtcactcagacatcattaacatggcaaaatgtgtgaaGTGGGGGGGGGCTGCAATGTGTCTGTGAATGATGAAGAGGTGCTGTCTGCACATATTAAAagcaatcactttttgacagcatccCTTTTTATGTAAATAAAACTTTCCACATGTTTGCCCATGGAAGAATTGGTCAGAAAGTGATCTTTTGGACTTGAAAAGTAGGCTACCTGTGCATGTTTGTCCACTCCAAAGTAATTCCAGCGTTAAAACTGCATGTATACTCGTGCCATTTGTTGCATCTTTACTATCATTCaattgaagacttagtttttatcaaagattcctgtaattagtattacgcgattaaaATGAATAATCATGtaactaattaactaggaagtcggggcatcaaggaaagtattcagattacaaagttataatttcccaatataacctttcagatattttcatatctgatcaatagtctgattaatgatttatttcttttacctcacgttagtctcattccaaacgtcgtaaattgttggttatctgcacgaatccagtcttcactatgagtcatccatacataaattgtcttaaatcatttatttattcctaactaagtaattcacagaaatgcataaacaaacaaacaaacaaacatggtaAATGTGGTTACATTAAATGATAGgaaaatgtgccctagtgggctgaaccggcatggcggcttgttagacaaaggagaagtgggggtcgactaagaagtcactacagagtgataattataacaattgaaatgctaatcctttacacatgaacgctcactcattcgggaacaatttcaatcaatatatatatttacgctcagcgTGTTGTCTTGATCGCTGAAAAgtctttcttttgtagaattgtccgtctctctccctctctctctctctgtcttggttagaggggaCAGTTCAAAGTGAcgttatagaatagatgtttcggcggttgtcgttcttcgcgttcaatgataccgaattcctagctgcagactagtaattaatatcaaagacttgttctcattctgtcggtatcgatagtctaagagtttaaccacgtggtacggttaaaagattcagcaatggtctgcaacctttagccatctcgtaattgaggtaagctcggtctacaacctttgtactcccgtgattgagagaaacatggtcgggtgataatttctcaaagtttggttttattcggaatggcagaaaaggtctgtcccaggatgtctgaccctaactgggctcaggggcggtcccaggatgtctgaccctaactgggctcaggggcggtcccaggatgtctgaccctaactgggctcaggggcggtcccaggatgtctgaccctaactgggctcaggggcggtccca encodes:
- the zgc:113263 gene encoding uncharacterized protein zgc:113263 isoform X3, with amino-acid sequence MERSRTENYKDPLLSISYLRLLAPPLQLLSAAMWQVVQKGLVMHYGMLEEFVTSVTEMVPELLSYRQRAQLILGLRARPVLELCRGDHQVDPETIQPHLDRIKASITTPRDHCVTDAQVEDSGANFLELVQTLLQDPGVKEHFFLEVFPVQYGQKYDTALEILLWEFLSRLEELLPVPDFAQMVSWLDGAPSVLDECLQSATPPEEMKALIEHHRNLGHVDVKDTCSLPMDDCILSSLSLPPVTKLGTTVDKQTKKHLQDATPNSNHPNKEEIIEIPIDQSNLETGKRRISERKRQKRNEQRDRIETDEIVEEGTSFSANESRRGQTLPSKRKMSDSSEVPRKRQADSPLFQDSPVNIKSFSESPLISIWGEYTEPQDAAYPMTTDIKVPWSDDETLNLIDIWGKDSVQRVLKGCVKNRHVFTLISKNMSERGYMRTVEQCQTRIKRLKNSFRQSLQQKVECKFYDQLERILGNVSSLTVPEVTYDVEEVTDDQLEDTDDWEFPGHSGLEDMGTRSVPWTDLETLTLINIWGDDKMQRELRGMHRNGHLFAVISQKMSAQGFIRTAEQCQTRVKRLKRSFRQCYENNMKGREQVECKFYDLLERILGNELPSYVEVSENCLDMESREAWSADNECSVNSSQEREAVVGVPEDRKKIPWVDGETVILLELWGDDTVQQNLKRCPHNGHIYSEISEKLNIRGYHRTAEQCHTRIKRLKASYRQCQETISSSGSEQVDFKFYNILDQILERQPPSTSTVVTDLTNDISEESNSDSLQECTEVDNYTTSERITPGSWLDPETLALIDIWGEDEVQRVLRDFVYNGPVYMDISEKMHDQGYSKTPEQCRWKVKSMRNNFRQCYDRKKCGRKGVEYKFYNQLERILGHEAASIDEYDERDDPTVDQDTGADGMRCIPWSEPETLALIELWGNEDVQASLRGCVRNGHIFADIAEKLATIGHFKTAEQCHSRVKRLRKTYRRCLHSRANGGEPLLFRYYRFLEPVLGNDTLSLDAEIVDLCDDFNPDPTEEPDQETGQGSVSYAVAESSRKMPWSDRETQALLEVWGEDHVQLSLRGCLKNRHVFEYISRRMAAQGFIRTAEQCHTRIKRLKASFHHDK